One Leishmania panamensis strain MHOM/PA/94/PSC-1 chromosome 24 sequence genomic region harbors:
- a CDS encoding hypothetical protein (TriTrypDB/GeneDB-style sysID: LpmP.24.1020), with amino-acid sequence MNAHTQAHWFERSGTIQTSQREKRTAVSSRLPSLLLLPHPSTRVMAVLHSPAERACDIAIHLSDTAFTSRIDYTDAYVLPTTSTTETASTDVTPLPTAALVSPWLLVGPSASDAHPSSSLPAVATAAGTTISPAVETVPLAWRCPSCGTLEVEQLYWRRPRRSKSPTTGGAPAAADVRAALARSMRLKAPSPALQARLEQHRRRSERREEMRWRSLYISTRCRRCFLCPRCGGHGSLPSSETATVSDVSTSKSAAASLSPSLNAATLLSSMQSVSSLDIRLTSDMQYYTVCACCQWHSYRAFPTMEQLLAYLNAVMGDEKAEALREHRAAQRSVNTALRAGLTGLLGAKPDLEDDVSLQQQQPTISQAAWDAFRLLRSLHIHNQNVSPPSHSPPPQQQSVEGEQQLSNKIATDTIIHLHPALALEQLQNQERQRREAARAVSLLQGMSQVAPQTMRVVDLAREAAAQLQAAREEEEHDMTPLSKLPPGYRLTTSASNTARSVKEDVEVDLIARTQQCYLGLPVETVDTRDQTMRAWMQRYQPAAVVAQERKAAAAAMTSTSALMHTPTSAYLHSVLLREQDRPLGLPAYYIPRVRKELLTALVWRLPQASAAGQSSATKQVCPCTRLVLLDRSALLDDEIRQVCQHWVDQRTAQVEQHKRKHRSDLEQQNSAGSTPAVGMQRNHGDGGFDSDGEDEEDEDSDGAIEHPKDGASQDSMHATTSRHPQPQQGLRQKALSVLPVPLFLDGTDFAAVSCLPFLEYVRNGGSSARPCERQLRLVNLRMMHDIYLTKLEVARTVLAPTCFIDAQHARPPSSPSSDSTPCVTVHLSSPSVPAVKLPLALAPQCSPVERAAAVAAVLKGSDGACATEASPLPPHVPPSLLTMGNTTPPIRLQELHLTLCETSAAQACMPSPSPMLAPLHCVELLVEVATALSGVDHARPQYHSVRYGLTVTFNSC; translated from the coding sequence atgaacgcgcacacgcaagcGCACTGGTTTGAAAGGTCGGGAACGATACAAACAtcgcagagagaaaaaagaacgGCAGTGTCATCTCGCCTTCCTTcgttgctcctcctcccccatcctTCAACTCGCGTGATGGCTGTCCTGCACTCCCCCGCAGAGCGCGCCTGCGATATCGCGATTCATCTCTCCGACACAGCCTTTACCTCTCGCATCGACTACACAGACGCCTACGTCCTCCCAACGACCTCCACCACAGAAACCGCTTCCACCGATGtaacgccgctgccgacagcggcgctcgtCTCTCCGTGGCTGCTCGTCGGGCCGTCGGCCAGTGATGCACACCCGTCGTCATCTCTGCCTGCAgtggcaacggcagcaggcACCACGATCAGTCCTGCAGTGGAGACGGTGCCCCTCGCGTGGCGGTGTCCATCTTGTGGCACACTCgaagtggagcagctgtactggcggcggccgcggcgatCCAAATCGCCAACCACAGGTGGcgcccctgccgctgctgatgtccgCGCTGCGTTGGCGCGCAGCATGCGACTGAAAGCGCCCTCACCGGCCCTGCAGGCAAGGCtagagcagcaccgacggcgcagtgagcgaagagaagaaatgcGCTGGCGGTCACTGTACATCAGCAcgcgctgtcgtcgctgttTCCTGTGCCCCCGCTGCGGTGGGCATGGTAGTTTGCCATCCTCCGAAACAGCGACAGTCAGTGACGTGAGCACGAGCAagtcagcagcggcatcgctgtcgccgtctcTCAACGCGGCCACCCTGCTCAGCAGCATGCAGTCTGTGAGCTCACTTGACATACGACTCACCTCTGACATGCAGTACTAcaccgtgtgtgcgtgctgtcAGTGGCACAGCTACCGAGCCTTCCCTACGAtggagcagctcctcgcaTATTTGAATGCGGTAATGGGGGAtgagaaggcagaggcgctACGAGAGCATCGGGCGGCGCAACGAAGCGTCAATACCGCTCTCCGCGCTGGCCTCACGGGGCTACTGGGCGCCAAACCCGACCTGGAGGATGATGTGAgtctacagcagcagcagccaaccATCTCGCAAGCCGCGTGGGACGCATTtcgcctcctgcgcagcTTGCACATTCACAACCAAAACGTCAGCCCTCCATCGCattcgccaccgccgcagcagcagtctgtcgagggagagcagcagctcagcaaCAAGATCGCGACAGATACCATCATCCACCTCCACCCTGCCCTCGCCCTGGAGCAACTGCAAAAccaagagcggcagcgccgggAAGCTGCACGCGCAGTGTCGCTTCTCCAAGGTATGAGCCAAGTCGCACCGCAGACTATGCGGGTGGTGGACTTGGCTCGTGAAGCTGCAGCTCAGctgcaggcagcgagggaggaagaggagcacgACATGACACCACTCAGTAAGTTGCCTCCTGGATATCGACTGACCACATCAGCCTCGAACACCGCCAGAAGCGTTAAAGAGGATGTCGAGGTCGACTTGATTGCACGTACTCAGCAATGCTATCTGGGACTGCCTGTGGAGACTGTGGACACTCGAGATCAAACCATGCGGGCGTGGATGCAGCGCTACCAGCCAGCGGCAGTCGTGGCCCAAGAacgcaaagcagcagcagcagcaatgaccagcacctccgccctCATGCACACGCCAACGTCAGCGTACCTGCACTCCgtactgctgcgcgagcAAGACCGACCGCTTGGCCTCCCGGCATACTACATCCCTCGGGTCCGCAAGGAACTCCTCACTGCGCTTGTGTGGCGACTGCCTCAGGCGTCCGCTGCAGGACAATCATCCGCAACGAAGCAGGTGTGTCCGTGCACACGCCTTGTCCTCCTCGACCGGTCTGCCTTGCTGGACGATGAAATAAGACAGGTGTGCCAGCACTGGGTCGACCAGCGCACGGCACAGGTAGAGCAACACAAGCGGAAGCACCGCAGCGATCTGGAGCAGCAGAACAGTGCTGGAAGCACCCCTGCTGTAGGGATGCAGCGCAACCACGGAGACGGCGGCTTCGACTCGGAcggagaggacgaggaagatgaAGACAGCGACGGGGCCATCGAACACCCCAAAGACGGCGCATCACAAGACTCGATGCACGCAACGACGTCACGGCacccacagccgcagcagggaCTCCGGCAAAAGGCTCTGTCGGTGCTACCGGTGCCGTTATTTCTGGATGGTACCGACTTTGCCGCAGTGTCTTGCCTGCCTTTCCTCGAGTACGTACGAaatggtggcagcagcgcacgcccGTGTGAGCGGCAGCTCCGCTTGGTGAACCTGCGCATGATGCATGACATCTATCTAACAAAACTTGAGGTGGCGCGGACTGTGTTAGCGCCGACGTGCTTCATTGACGCCCAACACGCACGTCCTCcgtcctcgccctcctctgaCAGCACCCCCTGTGTGACAGTGCACCTTTCTTCGCCGTCAGTGCCTGCTGTAAAGCTCCCACTGGCGCTGGCTCCTCAGTGCTCTCCGGTGGAgcgagctgccgccgtcgcggctGTGCTGAagggcagcgatggcgcctGTGCTACAGAGGCGAGCCCCTTGCCACCGCATGTCCCCCCTTCACTCCTCACCATGGGCAACACTACTCCACCGATCCGCCTGCAGGAACTGCACCTCACTCTGTGCGAAACATCCGCGGCACAAGCGTGTATGCCTTCACCATCGCCCATGCTAGCTCCTCTCCACTGCGTGGAACTGCTAGTAGAGGTGGCGACTGCGCTTTCAGGGGTCGACCACGCGCGCCCTCAGTACCACTCTGTGCGCTACGGACTCACCGTGACATTCAACTCATGCTGA